Proteins encoded within one genomic window of Bradyrhizobium sp. 186:
- a CDS encoding glutathione S-transferase family protein, which produces MIKLYWSPRSRSFTTLWLMEESGLPYERVLTDISTRAQKAPDFLKVNPMGKVPALTDGDAALAEAAAICAYVADRYPETKLAPPVTDPRRARYLQWLFFSPGCIEPAIIQIFTKIEIPASTAAWGSATQVFDVLEAALAKGPWILGEEFSAADITVGSGLNFAVRLFKMVPSRPAFEAYLARCMARPAFQRAEKIAAG; this is translated from the coding sequence ATGATCAAGCTCTATTGGTCGCCCCGCTCACGCTCCTTCACCACGCTCTGGCTGATGGAAGAGAGCGGACTGCCCTATGAGCGCGTGCTGACCGACATTTCGACCCGCGCGCAGAAGGCGCCGGATTTCCTCAAGGTCAATCCGATGGGCAAGGTGCCGGCGCTGACCGATGGTGACGCCGCGCTCGCCGAAGCGGCGGCAATCTGCGCCTATGTTGCCGACCGCTATCCCGAGACGAAGCTCGCGCCGCCTGTGACCGATCCGCGCCGCGCGCGCTATCTGCAATGGCTGTTCTTCTCGCCGGGCTGCATCGAGCCCGCCATCATCCAGATCTTCACCAAGATCGAGATCCCGGCCTCGACAGCGGCCTGGGGCAGCGCGACGCAGGTCTTCGACGTGCTGGAAGCTGCGCTCGCCAAAGGACCATGGATTCTCGGCGAGGAATTTTCCGCCGCGGATATCACGGTCGGGTCGGGCCTGAATTTCGCGGTGCGCCTGTTCAAGATGGTGCCGTCGCGTCCGGCCTTCGAAGCTTATCTGGCGCGCTGCATGGCGCGACCGGCCTTCCAGCGCGCGGAGAAGATCGCGGCGGGATAA
- a CDS encoding GNAT family N-acetyltransferase, which translates to MSDPIIRSGHADEYDEIARVWMQSWVSTGLAEASNFLLANLRARIRREIEGGWSLFVADDHGTIAAMLALHLPKLYLDQLFVAPAYQGKSLGRKLLAFTRTQLPDEIYLRCVRENEKAWRWYEREGFVFEKEGIEPSNGFTMKYCRWKKKGNAP; encoded by the coding sequence ATGTCCGATCCGATCATCCGATCCGGCCACGCGGACGAATATGACGAGATCGCCCGGGTCTGGATGCAGAGCTGGGTTTCGACCGGGCTCGCCGAGGCGAGCAACTTCCTGCTCGCGAATCTGCGCGCGCGTATCAGGCGCGAGATCGAGGGCGGTTGGAGCCTGTTCGTCGCCGACGATCACGGCACGATCGCCGCAATGCTGGCATTGCATCTACCGAAGCTCTATCTCGACCAGCTCTTCGTTGCACCCGCCTACCAGGGCAAATCGCTCGGCCGGAAACTGCTCGCCTTCACACGTACGCAACTGCCGGATGAAATATACCTGCGTTGCGTGCGCGAGAACGAAAAGGCCTGGCGCTGGTACGAGCGTGAGGGCTTTGTGTTCGAGAAGGAAGGGATCGAGCCGTCGAACGGGTTTACGATGAAGTATTGCCGGTGGAAGAAAAAAGGAAACGCGCCATGA
- a CDS encoding hydrogen peroxide-inducible genes activator, whose amino-acid sequence MVNVTMRQLRYFDALARQGHFGRAAEACSISQPALSMQIKELEEALGGLLLERSARQVALTRFGEELAPRVRDILRSVDELGDFARASQDRFAGRLRIGMIPTIAPYLLPKITKNLTRMHPELDIRVRETMTPRLIQELVEGRLDTAIVALPVSEPSLTEVALFEEKFLLVRPGTDEGTPAPSREMMREMRLLLLEEGHCFRDQALSFCNMQSAPPREMLDANSLSTLVQMVSAGIGVTLIPEMAVPVETRSASVSLSRFRDPEPSRTIGMVWRKTSPLARQLLQISEVVCLSAGKARPQQIALSHRA is encoded by the coding sequence ATGGTCAACGTGACGATGCGCCAGCTCCGGTATTTCGATGCGCTGGCGCGTCAGGGCCATTTCGGCCGTGCGGCAGAGGCGTGCTCGATCTCGCAGCCGGCCCTGTCGATGCAGATCAAGGAACTGGAGGAGGCGCTCGGCGGCCTGCTGCTGGAGCGCAGCGCCCGGCAGGTGGCGCTGACGCGGTTCGGCGAAGAGCTCGCGCCGCGCGTCCGCGATATCCTGCGCTCGGTCGACGAGCTCGGCGATTTCGCGCGCGCCTCACAGGACCGGTTTGCCGGCCGCCTGCGCATCGGCATGATCCCGACAATCGCGCCCTATCTCTTGCCCAAGATCACCAAGAATCTCACACGCATGCACCCGGAGCTCGACATCCGCGTCCGCGAGACGATGACGCCGCGGCTGATCCAGGAACTGGTCGAAGGCCGCCTCGACACCGCCATCGTCGCACTGCCGGTGTCCGAACCCTCACTCACCGAGGTCGCATTGTTCGAGGAGAAGTTCTTGCTGGTCCGCCCGGGCACGGACGAGGGAACGCCAGCACCTTCCCGGGAGATGATGCGGGAAATGCGGCTGTTGCTACTCGAAGAGGGGCACTGCTTCCGCGATCAAGCGCTGTCGTTCTGCAACATGCAATCGGCGCCGCCACGCGAGATGTTGGATGCGAATTCGCTGTCGACGCTGGTCCAGATGGTCAGCGCCGGCATCGGCGTCACCCTGATTCCTGAAATGGCCGTGCCGGTGGAAACGCGATCGGCCTCGGTCTCGCTCTCGCGCTTCCGCGACCCGGAGCCCTCGCGCACCATCGGCATGGTCTGGCGCAAGACCAGCCCGCTGGCGCGGCAGCTGCTGCAAATTTCCGAGGTGGTGTGCCTGTCGGCCGGCAAGGCGCGCCCGCAGCAAATTGCGCTCAGCCACCGGGCTTGA
- the katG gene encoding catalase/peroxidase HPI, whose product MDDTSKCPFPGGKPARANRDWWPTQLSIEMLHKNSGLSDPMGKEFDYAKEFKSLDLNAVIKDLTALMTESQEWWPADFGHYGGLMIRMAWHSAGTYRITDGRGGAGAGQQRFAPLNSWPDNANLDKARRLLWPIKQKYGRKISWADLMVLAGNVALESMGFKTFGFAGGRADVWEPEELYWGPEGTWLGDERYSGERQLAEPLGAVQMGLIYVNPEGPNGKPDPIAAAKDIRETFFRMAMNDEETVALIAGGHTFGKTHGAGDPSLVGPEPEAGALEDQGLGWKSKHGTGVGADAITGGPEVTWTQTPTKWSNFFFENLFKYEWELTKSPAGAQQWKAKGAEASIPDAFDKSKKHLPTMLTTDLSLRLDPAYEKISRRFFEHPDQFADAFARAWFKLTHRDMGPIVRYLGPLVPKETLIWQDPIPAVNHELASDQDIASLKTKILASGLSVPELVSTAWASASTFRGSDKRGGANGARIRLSPQKDWEVNQPAQLSKVLGKLEAIQKEFNASAGAKKVSLADLIVLGGTAAVEKAAKDAGVDVKVSFTPGRMDASQEQTDAASFTPLEPRVDGFRNYTGKRHQFMMPEEALVDRAQLLRLSGPELTVLVGGLRVLGANAGDSKNGVLTSKVGTLTNDFFVNLLDMSTQWAPAGTDGTYEARDRKTNAVKWTGTRADLIFGSHSQLRAFAEVYASSDAKEQFVKDFATAWTKVMNLDRFDLAA is encoded by the coding sequence ATGGACGACACTTCGAAGTGCCCGTTTCCGGGCGGAAAACCCGCGCGGGCGAACCGCGACTGGTGGCCAACTCAGCTCAGCATCGAGATGCTGCATAAGAATTCCGGCCTGTCCGATCCGATGGGCAAGGAATTCGACTATGCCAAGGAGTTCAAGAGCCTCGACCTGAACGCGGTCATCAAGGACCTGACCGCGCTGATGACGGAGTCGCAGGAATGGTGGCCCGCCGACTTCGGCCATTACGGCGGTCTCATGATCCGCATGGCCTGGCACAGCGCGGGCACCTACCGTATCACCGACGGCCGCGGTGGCGCCGGTGCTGGCCAGCAGCGCTTCGCTCCGCTCAACAGCTGGCCCGACAACGCCAACCTCGACAAGGCGCGCCGGCTGCTCTGGCCGATCAAGCAGAAATACGGCCGCAAGATCTCATGGGCCGACCTGATGGTGCTCGCCGGCAACGTCGCGCTGGAATCGATGGGCTTCAAGACGTTCGGTTTCGCCGGCGGCCGCGCCGACGTCTGGGAGCCGGAAGAATTGTATTGGGGTCCTGAAGGCACCTGGCTGGGCGACGAACGCTACAGCGGCGAGCGCCAGCTGGCCGAGCCGCTTGGCGCGGTGCAGATGGGCCTGATCTACGTCAATCCGGAGGGACCTAACGGCAAGCCGGATCCGATCGCTGCGGCAAAGGACATCCGCGAGACCTTCTTCCGCATGGCAATGAACGACGAGGAGACCGTCGCGCTGATCGCCGGCGGTCACACCTTCGGCAAGACCCATGGCGCAGGCGATCCGTCGCTCGTCGGGCCTGAGCCGGAAGCGGGCGCGCTCGAGGATCAGGGCCTCGGCTGGAAGAGCAAGCATGGCACCGGCGTCGGCGCCGATGCGATCACCGGCGGCCCGGAAGTCACCTGGACGCAGACTCCCACGAAGTGGAGCAATTTCTTCTTCGAGAACCTGTTCAAGTACGAATGGGAGCTGACGAAGAGCCCGGCGGGCGCGCAGCAGTGGAAGGCCAAGGGTGCGGAGGCGAGCATCCCGGACGCGTTCGACAAGTCCAAGAAGCATCTGCCGACGATGCTGACGACCGACCTCTCGCTGCGCCTCGATCCGGCCTACGAGAAGATCTCGCGGCGTTTCTTCGAGCATCCCGATCAGTTCGCGGACGCCTTTGCCCGCGCCTGGTTCAAGCTCACCCATCGCGACATGGGACCGATCGTGCGCTATCTCGGTCCGCTGGTGCCGAAGGAGACGCTGATCTGGCAGGATCCGATTCCGGCGGTGAATCACGAGCTGGCAAGTGATCAGGACATCGCCTCGCTGAAGACGAAGATCCTGGCCTCGGGTCTCTCGGTGCCGGAGCTGGTCTCGACGGCGTGGGCGTCGGCATCGACGTTCCGCGGCTCGGACAAGCGCGGCGGCGCCAACGGCGCGCGCATTCGCCTCAGCCCCCAGAAGGACTGGGAGGTGAACCAGCCGGCCCAGCTCTCGAAGGTTCTCGGCAAGCTCGAAGCGATCCAGAAGGAGTTCAACGCTTCGGCCGGTGCGAAGAAGGTCTCTCTTGCAGACCTGATCGTGCTCGGCGGCACTGCCGCGGTCGAGAAAGCCGCGAAGGACGCCGGCGTCGACGTGAAGGTCTCCTTCACGCCGGGCCGCATGGATGCCTCGCAGGAGCAGACTGACGCTGCTTCCTTCACACCGCTCGAGCCGCGGGTCGATGGTTTCCGCAACTACACTGGCAAGCGGCATCAGTTCATGATGCCCGAGGAAGCTCTCGTCGATCGCGCGCAGCTGCTGCGGCTCAGCGGGCCCGAGCTGACTGTGCTCGTCGGCGGCCTGCGCGTGCTCGGCGCCAATGCCGGTGATTCGAAGAACGGCGTCCTCACCTCGAAGGTGGGAACGCTGACCAACGACTTCTTCGTCAACCTGCTCGACATGAGCACGCAGTGGGCCCCGGCCGGCACGGACGGCACCTACGAAGCACGCGACCGCAAGACCAATGCGGTGAAGTGGACCGGCACCCGCGCCGACCTGATCTTCGGCTCGCACTCGCAGCTCCGCGCCTTCGCCGAGGTCTATGCCTCGTCGGACGCCAAGGAGCAGTTCGTGAAGGACTTTGCGACGGCCTGGACCAAGGTGATGAACCTCGACCGGTTCGATCTCGCCGCCTGA
- the pnp gene encoding polyribonucleotide nucleotidyltransferase, giving the protein MFNKHSVEIDWGGRPLKLETGKIARQADGAVVATYGETVVLATVVAAKSPREGVDFLPLTVDYQEKTYAAGRIPGGYFKREGRPTEKETLVSRLIDRPIRPLFVDGWRNETQVIVTVLSHDMENDPDIVALVASSAALTLSGAPFKGPIGAARVGFVNDEYVLNPTLDEMVDTQLDLVVAGTADAVLMVESEAKELNEDIMLGAVMFGHRHFQPVINAIIELAEKAAKEPREVTTIDNSALEKEMLGIVEQELRDAYAIPVKQDRYAAVGKVKEKVIAHYFPEGQEPKYDKLRIGGVFKELEAKIVRWNILDTGKRIDGRDSKTVRNIIAEVGVLPRAHGSALFTRGETQAVVVTTLGTGEDEQYIDALSGTYKETFLLHYNFPPYSVGETGRLGGTKRREIGHGKLAWRAIHPVLPPHHEFPYTIRVVSEITESNGSSSMASVCGASLALMDAGVPLKRPTAGIAMGLILEDKRFAVLSDILGDEDHLGDMDFKVAGTEQGITSLQMDIKIEGITEEIMKVALGQAKDGRIHILGEMSKALTNARAELGEYAPRIETFKIATDKIREVIGTGGKVIREIVEKTGAKVNIEDDGTVKVASSDGEAMKAAIKWIKSIASDPEVGQIYEGTVVKVMEFGAFVNFFGSKDGLVHISQLASARVQKTSDVVKEGDKVKVKLLGFDDRGKTRLSMKVVDQETGEDLEAKGADGQQAPREAAGE; this is encoded by the coding sequence ATGTTCAATAAGCATTCCGTCGAGATCGACTGGGGCGGACGCCCTCTCAAGCTCGAAACCGGCAAGATCGCACGCCAGGCCGACGGCGCCGTCGTCGCCACCTACGGCGAGACCGTGGTGCTCGCCACCGTCGTCGCGGCGAAGTCGCCGCGCGAAGGCGTCGACTTCCTGCCGCTGACCGTCGACTATCAGGAAAAGACCTACGCCGCGGGCCGCATTCCCGGCGGCTATTTCAAGCGCGAGGGCCGTCCGACCGAGAAGGAGACGCTGGTCTCCCGCCTGATCGACCGTCCTATCCGTCCGCTGTTCGTCGACGGCTGGCGCAACGAGACCCAGGTGATCGTCACCGTGCTGTCGCACGACATGGAGAACGATCCCGATATCGTGGCGCTGGTGGCATCGTCGGCTGCGCTGACCCTGTCGGGCGCTCCCTTCAAGGGTCCGATCGGCGCAGCGCGCGTCGGCTTCGTCAATGACGAATACGTGCTCAATCCGACCCTCGACGAGATGGTCGACACCCAGCTCGACCTCGTCGTCGCCGGCACCGCCGACGCCGTGCTGATGGTGGAATCGGAAGCCAAGGAACTGAACGAAGACATCATGCTCGGCGCGGTGATGTTCGGTCACCGCCACTTCCAGCCGGTGATCAACGCGATCATCGAGCTTGCCGAGAAGGCCGCGAAGGAGCCGCGCGAGGTCACCACGATCGACAATTCGGCGCTCGAAAAGGAAATGCTCGGCATCGTCGAGCAGGAGCTGCGCGACGCCTACGCCATTCCGGTCAAGCAGGATCGCTACGCCGCGGTCGGCAAGGTCAAGGAAAAGGTGATCGCCCATTATTTCCCTGAAGGGCAGGAGCCGAAATACGACAAGCTGCGCATCGGCGGCGTGTTCAAGGAGCTCGAAGCCAAGATCGTTCGCTGGAACATCCTCGATACCGGCAAGCGCATCGACGGCCGTGATTCCAAGACCGTGCGCAACATCATCGCCGAAGTCGGCGTGCTGCCCCGCGCTCACGGCTCGGCGCTGTTTACCCGCGGTGAGACCCAGGCGGTGGTCGTGACCACGCTCGGCACCGGCGAGGACGAGCAGTACATCGACGCGCTGTCGGGAACGTACAAAGAGACGTTCCTGCTGCACTACAACTTCCCTCCCTACTCGGTCGGTGAGACCGGTCGCCTCGGCGGCACCAAGCGCCGCGAGATCGGCCACGGCAAGCTTGCCTGGCGCGCGATCCACCCGGTGCTGCCGCCGCATCACGAGTTCCCCTACACGATCCGCGTGGTCTCGGAGATCACCGAATCCAACGGCTCTTCGTCGATGGCTTCGGTCTGCGGCGCTTCGCTCGCGCTGATGGACGCCGGCGTGCCGTTGAAGCGGCCGACCGCGGGCATCGCGATGGGCCTGATCCTCGAAGACAAGCGCTTCGCGGTTCTGTCGGACATCCTCGGTGACGAGGACCATCTCGGCGACATGGACTTCAAGGTCGCCGGCACCGAGCAGGGCATCACCTCGCTCCAGATGGACATCAAGATCGAGGGCATCACCGAGGAGATCATGAAGGTCGCGCTCGGCCAGGCCAAGGATGGGCGTATCCACATCCTCGGCGAGATGTCCAAGGCGCTCACCAATGCGCGCGCCGAGCTCGGCGAATACGCGCCGCGCATCGAGACCTTCAAGATCGCCACCGACAAGATCCGCGAAGTGATCGGCACCGGCGGCAAGGTGATCCGCGAGATCGTCGAGAAGACCGGCGCCAAGGTCAACATCGAGGACGACGGCACCGTGAAGGTCGCTTCCAGCGACGGCGAGGCGATGAAGGCCGCGATCAAGTGGATCAAGTCGATCGCCTCCGATCCGGAAGTCGGCCAGATCTATGAGGGCACCGTCGTCAAGGTGATGGAGTTCGGCGCCTTCGTGAATTTCTTCGGCTCCAAGGACGGCCTCGTCCACATCAGCCAGCTCGCTTCGGCGCGCGTGCAGAAGACCTCCGACGTCGTCAAGGAAGGCGACAAGGTCAAGGTCAAGCTGCTCGGCTTCGACGACCGCGGCAAGACGCGGCTGTCGATGAAGGTGGTCGACCAGGAGACCGGCGAGGACCTCGAGGCCAAGGGTGCCGACGGCCAGCAGGCTCCCCGCGAAGCGGCCGGCGAGTAA
- the rpsO gene encoding 30S ribosomal protein S15, with protein MSIAAERKAEVIKTNANKAGDTGSPEVQVAILSERINNLTSHFKTHVKDNHSRRGLLKLVSTRRSLLDYVKKKDEARYKALLEKHNIRR; from the coding sequence ATGTCGATTGCCGCAGAACGCAAAGCGGAAGTCATCAAGACGAATGCCAACAAAGCCGGCGACACCGGTTCGCCCGAGGTGCAGGTCGCGATCCTTTCGGAACGCATCAACAACCTCACGAGCCATTTCAAGACCCACGTGAAGGACAACCATTCGCGTCGCGGCCTCTTGAAGCTGGTCTCGACGCGCCGCTCGCTCCTCGACTATGTGAAGAAGAAGGACGAGGCGCGCTACAAGGCGTTGCTCGAGAAGCACAACATTCGTCGTTAA
- the truB gene encoding tRNA pseudouridine(55) synthase TruB, translating into MTMDPAHGTIGGEEPDVRDVQKNNFADVGGDAQPHQEPRRVNNDPRANKQKGNQPRRDRRDVHGWVVLDKPIGMTSTQAVAVLKRLFQAKRAGHAGTLDPLASGGLPIALGEATKTVPFVMDGRKRYRFTVCWGEERDTDDIEGRVTATSDQRPTREAIEALLPRFTGVIEQVPPRYSAIKVQGERAYDLARDGEIVELAPRPVQIHHLSLVDQPDKDRSTFEAECGKGTYVRALARDMGRILGTYGHICALRRTLVGPFGENDMIPLDQLEALCDRAASGEGSLADALMPVETALDDIPALAVTRADAARLHRGQAVLLRGRDAPNCSGTVYVTVAGRLLALAEVGNGEIIPKRVFNLTGLTANSGRNERN; encoded by the coding sequence ATGACGATGGACCCCGCTCACGGTACGATCGGCGGCGAAGAGCCTGATGTGCGCGACGTGCAGAAAAATAATTTTGCAGACGTCGGCGGCGATGCTCAGCCGCATCAGGAGCCGCGCCGCGTCAACAACGATCCACGTGCCAACAAGCAGAAGGGCAATCAGCCGCGCCGCGACCGGCGCGACGTCCACGGCTGGGTCGTGCTCGACAAGCCGATCGGCATGACCTCGACACAGGCCGTTGCCGTGCTCAAGCGCCTGTTCCAGGCCAAGCGCGCCGGCCATGCCGGCACGCTCGATCCGCTCGCCTCCGGCGGCCTGCCGATCGCGCTCGGGGAAGCCACCAAGACGGTTCCCTTCGTCATGGACGGGCGCAAGCGCTACCGCTTCACCGTGTGCTGGGGCGAGGAGCGCGACACCGACGATATCGAGGGCCGGGTCACCGCGACCTCCGACCAGCGGCCGACCCGGGAGGCTATCGAGGCCCTGCTGCCCCGTTTCACCGGGGTGATCGAGCAGGTCCCGCCGCGTTATTCCGCGATCAAGGTCCAAGGCGAGCGCGCCTATGACCTCGCCCGCGACGGCGAGATCGTGGAGCTGGCCCCCCGCCCGGTCCAGATTCACCATTTATCCCTTGTAGATCAACCAGATAAGGACCGGTCGACGTTCGAGGCCGAGTGCGGCAAGGGCACCTATGTCCGCGCGCTGGCCCGCGATATGGGCCGGATTCTCGGCACCTATGGCCATATCTGCGCGCTGCGGCGGACCCTGGTCGGCCCATTCGGCGAGAACGACATGATTCCGCTGGATCAGCTGGAGGCTTTGTGCGATAGAGCCGCGTCCGGCGAGGGCAGCCTCGCCGACGCGCTTATGCCCGTTGAGACCGCGCTGGACGACATCCCGGCACTGGCCGTCACTCGGGCTGATGCGGCAAGGCTCCATCGGGGCCAGGCCGTTTTGTTGCGCGGACGGGATGCGCCCAATTGTAGCGGCACAGTCTATGTCACGGTGGCAGGCCGGCTTCTCGCGCTTGCTGAAGTTGGCAATGGCGAAATCATCCCCAAGCGTGTGTTCAACCTGACCGGCCTGACTGCCAACTCCGGTCGCAACGAGAGAAATTGA
- the rbfA gene encoding 30S ribosome-binding factor RbfA codes for MPRHHQKKSSAPGGGSQRQLRVGEQVRHAIADILAQGSVHDADLEGHIVTVPEVRMSPDLKLATVYVMPLGGRDTEVVIAALERNKKFLRGEVARRVNLKFAPDLRFRVDERFDEAERIEKLLRTPAVQKDLEQDPDSDREEEQ; via the coding sequence ATGCCCCGCCACCATCAGAAGAAAAGTTCCGCGCCAGGCGGAGGCTCGCAGCGTCAGCTGCGGGTCGGCGAGCAGGTTCGCCACGCGATAGCCGATATTCTGGCGCAAGGCAGCGTGCATGATGCGGACCTTGAAGGCCACATCGTCACCGTGCCGGAGGTACGGATGTCGCCCGACCTGAAGCTCGCGACAGTCTATGTGATGCCGCTTGGTGGCCGCGACACCGAGGTCGTGATCGCTGCGCTCGAACGCAACAAGAAATTCCTGCGCGGCGAGGTCGCGCGGCGCGTTAACCTGAAATTTGCACCTGACCTTCGCTTCCGCGTCGACGAACGATTCGACGAAGCGGAACGGATCGAGAAGCTTTTGCGAACGCCTGCGGTGCAGAAGGACCTGGAACAGGATCCGGATTCGGATCGGGAAGAAGAACAATGA